In one Candidatus Cloacimonadota bacterium genomic region, the following are encoded:
- a CDS encoding TatD family deoxyribonuclease has translation MFDFGWIDAHCHLADDRIFNNLEDEISSAQDIGINGFISSILCKDEYESIKLAKFLKFGKFIKWSAGIHPYYKKSSEHDLELLIKLCDEKQIIAIGEIGLDKRNDNFEWQKKILLLQLDLAKNYHLPVIFHVVKNYYELYKILKNNFPGTRGFIHGFNSSKEVFDNFSKFDLGFSLNLHQPGTDVLKNIIKRGFYFFETDAPYQKEKGSKEEFNHLKNLIKVVENVSKITGIDKEILKKKQFENFRMLFG, from the coding sequence GAATTTTCAATAACCTCGAAGATGAAATTTCATCAGCCCAAGATATTGGAATAAATGGTTTTATTTCTTCCATTTTATGTAAAGATGAATATGAATCAATTAAACTTGCCAAATTTTTGAAATTTGGCAAGTTTATAAAATGGTCGGCAGGAATCCATCCTTATTATAAAAAAAGTTCAGAACATGATCTCGAACTTCTGATCAAACTTTGTGATGAAAAACAAATAATCGCCATTGGTGAAATCGGATTGGATAAAAGAAATGACAATTTTGAATGGCAAAAAAAAATCCTGCTGCTGCAGCTCGATCTGGCAAAGAATTATCATCTTCCTGTAATTTTTCATGTTGTAAAAAACTATTATGAGCTTTATAAAATCCTGAAAAATAATTTTCCTGGAACAAGAGGATTTATCCACGGATTTAATTCCTCGAAAGAAGTCTTCGACAATTTCTCCAAATTCGATCTTGGATTTTCACTCAATCTCCATCAGCCTGGAACTGATGTTCTGAAAAATATCATCAAAAGAGGATTTTATTTCTTTGAAACCGATGCTCCTTATCAGAAAGAGAAAGGTTCAAAAGAAGAATTCAATCATTTGAAAAACCTGATAAAAGTTGTGGAAAATGTTTCCAAAATAACTGGAATCGATAAAGAAATTTTGAAGAAAAAACAATTCGAGAATTTCCGGATGTTGTTTGGATAA